AAATGATTCCGGCGGAATTGGGAAAAAAAGTCAGTGAATCCATCGTAGCTCCGACCATCGGGATCGGTGCAGGCCCTGATTGCGACGGACAAGTACTTGTCTTGAACGATTTGCTCGGAACGGATGCAAGTTTTCAGCCCAAGTTTTTAAAGAAGTTTTCCAATCTACATTCGATCGTAAAGGACGCAGTGGGAAATTATCATAGAGAAGTAAAATCCGGAGAGTTTCCGGGGAAAGATCACAGTTTCTGATGAATTCTTGACGATAATCGGAACAATAGAAGCTTGTATAACAAAGGGAGAAGATCCCGTTCGGAGTGAAGTGTGGACATAGTTGAGTTAGAAAAAGGTCATCCAGAAACAGAGGCCATCATCAAAGAACTGGCAAAAGAATGCGGGAATCAAACCGAGATCATTCGTGGCGCGGCGGTATCGGACACGATTCATTTCATAGGAGACACACGCAAAGTTTCCGAAAAAGAAGGCTATGTCAAAGAACTCCCCGGGGTCGCAAAAATCTGGAACGTGTCCATTCCATATAAAAACATCGCAAAGACCGCGGCCGGCAAAAACGGAGAAGTGGTTCACAGAGAAACAAGAATCGTAGAAGTCAAAGGTCCGGATGGACTAGTTCGTAAGTTCGGAACCGGAAAACATATCTTTATCGTAGGACCGGATTCTCCACAAACCTATGAACAGACTCTGACGATCGCCAAACAAGCCGTAGAGCTTGGTAAAAAATACAACATCTTAGATAGAATCATCTTTAGAGGCGGAGCTTTTAAACCTCGTACTCGTCCGACCGACTGGAGAGGACTTGGTTGGGAAGGAATCGCGATGATGGATAAGGTGAAGGCTGAAACAGGTCTTCCTTATGTAACCGAAGTGATGGATCATACGATGGCCGAAGAAGTTGCAAAACACGCGGACATGATTCAGATCGGAACTAGAAACGCGCAGGACTTTGAACTTTTGGAAGCGGTGGGAAGAACTGGAAAACCTGTGATTCTCAAACGCGGCTTTGGAAACGAAGCTGTGGAATGGTTCTCGGCTGCGGAATACATCGCTAATCAAGGAAATTTGAATATAGTTCTTTGTGAAAGAGGAGTCAAAACTCTTTTTATCAAGGAAGGATATTGCAGAAATACTCCGGACTTGAACGTGATCACCCACGTAAAAAATCAGACGATTCTTCCGGTCATCTACGATCCTTCTCATGTTGCGGGAGACGATAAGATCGTGATTTCCAATCTTCTGGCTTCTCTTCCGTTCAATCCGGACGGATCCATTACGGAAACCCTTCACGTGGAAGAATTTAGAAAGGAACAGATGTGCGACGCGGCGCAGGCGCTTCTCATGAGCATCTATGAGAAAGCCGTACAATCGATTTTAAAATACGAAGAAACGATTCGTCCGATTACGGATGACGTGGATTCATATTTTA
This is a stretch of genomic DNA from Leptospira tipperaryensis. It encodes these proteins:
- a CDS encoding N-acetylneuraminate synthase family protein, which translates into the protein MDIVELEKGHPETEAIIKELAKECGNQTEIIRGAAVSDTIHFIGDTRKVSEKEGYVKELPGVAKIWNVSIPYKNIAKTAAGKNGEVVHRETRIVEVKGPDGLVRKFGTGKHIFIVGPDSPQTYEQTLTIAKQAVELGKKYNILDRIIFRGGAFKPRTRPTDWRGLGWEGIAMMDKVKAETGLPYVTEVMDHTMAEEVAKHADMIQIGTRNAQDFELLEAVGRTGKPVILKRGFGNEAVEWFSAAEYIANQGNLNIVLCERGVKTLFIKEGYCRNTPDLNVITHVKNQTILPVIYDPSHVAGDDKIVISNLLASLPFNPDGSITETLHVEEFRKEQMCDAAQALLMSIYEKAVQSILKYEETIRPITDDVDSYFIKRKSGK